The following are encoded in a window of Amycolatopsis solani genomic DNA:
- a CDS encoding peroxiredoxin, with the protein MDAGDLAPDFTLPDDQGADRTLSDFLATGPVVLFFYPAAMTGGCTAESCHFRDLAAEFAEVGAHRIGISPDGVTKQRQFSEANSFDYPLLSDVDGEVAKQFGVWRKLLPLHAKRVTFVIGEDRKVLEKIKSELNFTVHADQALKVLRERNKVS; encoded by the coding sequence ATGGACGCCGGAGACCTCGCCCCCGACTTCACGCTGCCCGACGACCAGGGGGCCGACCGCACGCTGTCGGACTTCCTGGCCACCGGGCCGGTCGTGCTGTTCTTCTACCCCGCCGCCATGACCGGGGGCTGCACCGCCGAGAGCTGCCACTTCCGCGACCTCGCCGCCGAGTTCGCCGAGGTCGGCGCGCACCGGATCGGGATCAGCCCGGACGGTGTCACCAAGCAGCGGCAGTTCTCGGAGGCCAACAGCTTCGACTACCCGCTGCTGTCCGATGTGGACGGCGAGGTCGCGAAGCAGTTCGGCGTCTGGCGGAAACTGCTGCCGCTGCACGCCAAGCGCGTCACGTTCGTGATCGGCGAGGACCGGAAGGTGCTCGAGAAGATCAAGAGCGAGCTGAACTTCACGGTCCACGCCGACCAGGCGCTCAAGGTGCTGCGGGAGCGCAACAAGGTGTCCTGA
- a CDS encoding LCP family protein produces MVMTYRGDDGGRRMPPPRPPAGRSREHQRAQMMPLPGRGRSPYDERTRPMGEPEPQYAPPPPPRREPPRPADDYPPSRPPRRRRWSFGKVLGTLVLVFVVFLAGIWVYLEFSIKRVDALADYAGRPVAESGTNWLIVGSDSREGLTAEDEERLATGDVAAAGGGQRTDTIMVAHIPDNDTKPTLLSLPRDSQVKIPGHGTNKINAAFSLGGPKLLAQTVEGATGLHLDHYAEVGFGGFAKIVDAIGGVDMCIDKDMNDTMTGISIKAGCQSLDGRSALGFVRMRHSDATPRSDLDRVANQRKFIGALVSQIASPGTLLNPFDFFPLLSSAPDALTMDSSDHVHNLAGLALAMRGISSGGVVTTTVPVTSGSAENWDKNKSKQLFDALKNDSAVPDSVIVN; encoded by the coding sequence ATGGTGATGACGTACCGAGGCGACGACGGCGGGCGCCGGATGCCGCCGCCCCGGCCGCCCGCCGGGCGCTCCCGGGAGCACCAGCGCGCGCAGATGATGCCGCTGCCCGGGCGGGGCCGCAGCCCGTACGACGAGCGCACCCGCCCCATGGGCGAGCCCGAGCCCCAGTACGCGCCGCCCCCGCCGCCGCGCCGGGAGCCGCCGCGCCCGGCCGACGACTACCCGCCGTCCCGGCCGCCGCGCCGCCGCCGGTGGAGCTTCGGCAAGGTGCTGGGCACGCTGGTGCTGGTCTTCGTCGTCTTCCTGGCCGGCATCTGGGTCTACCTGGAGTTCTCGATCAAGCGCGTCGACGCGCTCGCCGACTACGCGGGCCGCCCGGTCGCCGAGTCCGGCACCAACTGGCTGATCGTCGGCTCGGACAGCCGTGAAGGCCTCACGGCCGAGGACGAGGAGCGGCTGGCCACCGGCGACGTCGCCGCGGCGGGTGGCGGGCAGCGCACCGACACGATCATGGTCGCGCACATCCCGGACAACGACACCAAGCCGACGCTGCTGTCGCTGCCGCGCGACTCCCAGGTGAAGATCCCGGGCCACGGCACGAACAAGATCAACGCGGCGTTCTCCCTCGGCGGCCCGAAGCTGCTCGCGCAGACCGTCGAAGGCGCGACCGGCCTGCACCTCGACCACTACGCGGAAGTCGGCTTCGGCGGGTTCGCCAAGATCGTCGACGCGATCGGCGGCGTCGACATGTGCATCGACAAGGACATGAACGACACGATGACCGGCATCAGCATCAAGGCCGGCTGCCAGTCGCTCGACGGCCGGTCCGCGCTGGGCTTCGTCCGCATGCGCCACAGCGACGCGACCCCGCGCTCGGACCTCGACCGCGTCGCCAACCAGCGCAAGTTCATCGGCGCGCTGGTCAGCCAGATCGCGAGCCCGGGCACGCTGCTCAACCCGTTCGACTTCTTCCCGCTGCTGTCCTCGGCCCCGGACGCGCTGACGATGGACTCGAGCGACCACGTCCACAACCTGGCGGGCCTGGCGCTCGCGATGCGCGGCATCTCCTCGGGCGGCGTGGTGACGACGACGGTGCCGGTGACGAGCGGGTCGGCGGAGAACTGGGACAAGAACAAGTCGAAGCAGCTGTTCGACGCTCTGAAGAACGACAGCGCGGTGCCGGACAGCGTCATCGTCAATTAA
- a CDS encoding cytochrome P450, whose product MVTLTGTVSRAAEALRERVPPLTALPLPRGVDERWLRSRWPVKELATPPAGSGLKPVLGDEGPPVVGHMLEMMRFGPAFGLRRHELYGPVSWTAGFGRKIVALSGPEATQIALVNKDKAFSQEGWKFFIEKFFERGLMLMDFGEHHLHRRIMQEAFTRQRLTGYVNEMGPALREGVASWESSGRPRLYWALKQLTLDVATRVFMGMRSGSDAHRINRAFVDSVRAGTAFVRFPVPGGRWSAGLHGRRVLERYFGENLPAKRASDGDDLFSALCHATTEDGDRFTDTDIVNHMIFLMMAAHDTTTITSSAMAYYLAKHPEWQERARAESLALGDDVLDIDAVDRLETLDLVMKEALRLVAPVPTLTRQTVKDTEVLGHYIPANTLVGVSPTINHFTPECWTNPFEFDPERFAEPRREDKSHRMAWMPFGGGAHKCIGLHFGGLEVKLLMHEMLRAYRWSVPESYTAKWDYVSLPVPADGLPVRLTPR is encoded by the coding sequence ATGGTCACCTTGACGGGCACCGTGAGCCGAGCCGCCGAAGCACTGCGCGAACGCGTGCCGCCGTTGACGGCGCTCCCCCTCCCCCGCGGGGTCGACGAGCGCTGGCTGCGGTCGCGCTGGCCGGTCAAGGAACTCGCCACGCCGCCCGCGGGCAGCGGCCTCAAGCCCGTGCTCGGCGACGAAGGCCCGCCGGTGGTCGGGCACATGCTCGAGATGATGCGCTTCGGCCCCGCCTTCGGCCTGCGCCGCCACGAGCTCTACGGCCCGGTGTCGTGGACCGCCGGTTTCGGGCGCAAGATCGTCGCGCTGTCCGGGCCGGAAGCCACGCAGATCGCGCTCGTCAACAAGGACAAGGCGTTCTCCCAGGAGGGCTGGAAGTTCTTCATCGAGAAGTTCTTCGAGCGCGGCCTGATGCTGATGGACTTCGGCGAGCACCACCTGCACCGCCGGATCATGCAGGAAGCCTTCACCCGCCAGCGCTTGACCGGCTACGTCAACGAGATGGGCCCCGCGCTGCGCGAAGGCGTCGCGAGCTGGGAGTCGAGCGGGCGGCCGCGGCTTTACTGGGCGCTCAAGCAGCTGACCCTCGACGTCGCGACGCGCGTGTTCATGGGCATGCGCAGCGGCTCCGACGCGCACCGGATCAACCGCGCGTTCGTCGACTCCGTGCGCGCCGGCACCGCGTTCGTGCGCTTCCCGGTGCCGGGCGGGCGCTGGTCGGCCGGTCTGCACGGGCGCCGCGTCCTGGAGCGCTACTTCGGCGAAAACCTGCCCGCCAAGCGGGCTTCCGACGGCGACGACCTGTTCTCCGCGCTCTGCCACGCCACCACCGAGGACGGCGACCGGTTCACCGACACCGACATCGTCAACCACATGATCTTCCTGATGATGGCCGCGCACGACACGACGACCATCACCAGCAGCGCCATGGCGTACTACCTGGCCAAGCACCCCGAGTGGCAGGAACGCGCCCGCGCGGAGTCGCTGGCGCTGGGCGACGACGTCCTCGACATCGACGCCGTCGACCGGCTCGAGACGCTCGACCTGGTCATGAAGGAGGCGCTCCGGCTGGTCGCGCCGGTGCCGACGCTGACCCGCCAGACCGTCAAGGACACCGAGGTGCTCGGGCACTACATCCCGGCGAACACGCTGGTCGGCGTCTCGCCCACGATCAACCACTTCACGCCGGAGTGCTGGACGAACCCCTTCGAGTTCGACCCGGAGCGCTTCGCCGAGCCGCGCCGCGAGGACAAGTCGCACCGGATGGCGTGGATGCCCTTCGGCGGCGGCGCGCACAAGTGCATCGGCCTCCACTTCGGCGGTCTCGAGGTGAAGTTGCTGATGCACGAAATGCTGCGCGCCTACCGCTGGTCGGTTCCGGAGAGTTACACCGCGAAGTGGGATTACGTCTCGCTGCCGGTCCCGGCCGACGGTCTGCCGGTGCGGCTGACCCCGCGCTGA
- a CDS encoding AraC family transcriptional regulator produces the protein MDILGDLFRGVRAHGSLFGSSALSPPWSLNFVDGAPLTLCTVLDGAGWIVPDEGPPEPLRAYDTVVVRGPGTFRFVDELGNDAEPVDCGEFCAAPELGGTRHRRGWYEPGVGAVTLIVGAYPVGGEISRPLLDALPVVLRVDGGGTGDAVLDHLAAEVAADTPGQQVVLDRLLDWMLVCTLREWFDRPGGEPPAWWTAQRDPVVGHALRLLHDEPAAPWTVGALAGRAGVSRSTLAKRFADLMGEPPLTYLTRRRMTLAADLLLDGASVATVAREVGYADPFAFSAAFKRVRGVNPSGFRKRPPERTATQVLSDRQQGCIVEA, from the coding sequence ATGGACATCCTGGGCGACCTCTTCCGCGGCGTGCGCGCGCACGGCTCGCTCTTCGGCAGCTCCGCCCTGTCGCCGCCCTGGTCACTGAACTTCGTCGACGGGGCCCCGCTCACCCTCTGCACCGTCCTCGACGGCGCCGGCTGGATCGTGCCGGACGAAGGTCCGCCCGAGCCGCTGCGGGCCTACGACACCGTCGTCGTGCGCGGGCCCGGCACCTTCCGCTTCGTCGACGAGCTCGGCAACGACGCCGAACCCGTCGACTGCGGTGAGTTCTGCGCCGCGCCGGAACTGGGCGGGACGCGGCACCGGCGCGGCTGGTACGAACCCGGGGTAGGCGCCGTGACGCTGATCGTCGGCGCCTACCCGGTCGGCGGGGAGATCAGCCGTCCGCTGCTGGACGCGCTGCCCGTCGTGCTGCGCGTGGACGGCGGCGGCACCGGGGACGCCGTCCTGGACCACCTCGCCGCCGAAGTCGCCGCCGACACGCCGGGCCAGCAGGTCGTCCTCGACCGGCTGCTCGACTGGATGCTCGTCTGCACACTGCGCGAGTGGTTCGACCGGCCCGGCGGCGAGCCGCCGGCGTGGTGGACCGCCCAGCGCGACCCGGTGGTCGGCCACGCGCTGCGGCTGCTGCACGACGAGCCCGCGGCGCCCTGGACGGTCGGCGCGCTGGCCGGGCGCGCCGGCGTTTCGCGTTCGACGCTCGCCAAGCGCTTCGCCGACCTCATGGGTGAACCGCCGCTGACCTACCTCACCCGCCGCCGCATGACGCTCGCCGCCGACCTCCTCCTCGACGGCGCCAGCGTGGCGACGGTCGCGCGTGAAGTCGGGTACGCCGACCCCTTCGCGTTCAGCGCCGCCTTCAAACGGGTCCGCGGCGTCAACCCGAGCGGGTTCCGGAAGCGACCACCCGAAAGGACGGCAACCCAGGTGTTGTCAGACCGTCAACAAGGGTGCATCGTGGAGGCCTAG
- a CDS encoding alpha/beta hydrolase, giving the protein MSEAEPAVSVRPARGRTEAVVLVLHGGAERGTGPVPPWKLAYLRMVPIARALHRAGRRRGVEVRLLRNRRYGWNAPAMDPLDDARWALDRIHAEHPGVPVVLVGHSMGGRVALRVADDPAVRGVCALAPWTPRGEPVGAVAGRSVLIVHGTRDRMTSPAESHAFAERAEGVAARVARFEIANEGHAMLRRSSVWTRLTIAFTLEVLAGDAGAELRGAWAAPGPERLRIPV; this is encoded by the coding sequence GTGAGCGAGGCGGAACCGGCGGTGTCGGTGCGGCCGGCGCGCGGGCGCACCGAGGCGGTCGTGCTCGTGCTGCACGGCGGTGCGGAGCGGGGCACGGGTCCCGTGCCGCCCTGGAAGCTCGCCTACCTGCGGATGGTCCCGATCGCGCGCGCCCTGCACCGCGCCGGCCGCCGGCGCGGCGTCGAGGTGCGGCTGCTGCGCAACCGGCGCTACGGCTGGAACGCCCCCGCCATGGACCCCCTCGACGACGCGCGCTGGGCCCTCGATCGCATCCACGCCGAGCACCCCGGTGTCCCGGTGGTGCTGGTCGGGCACTCCATGGGCGGCCGGGTGGCGCTGCGCGTCGCCGACGACCCCGCCGTGCGCGGGGTCTGCGCGCTGGCGCCCTGGACCCCGCGCGGCGAGCCGGTCGGGGCCGTGGCCGGGCGGTCGGTGCTCATCGTGCACGGCACCCGCGACCGGATGACCAGCCCGGCGGAGTCCCACGCCTTCGCCGAACGCGCCGAGGGCGTCGCCGCCCGGGTGGCCCGGTTCGAGATCGCCAACGAGGGGCACGCGATGCTGCGCCGCTCGTCCGTGTGGACCCGGCTGACGATTGCTTTCACACTGGAAGTGCTCGCTGGGGACGCCGGTGCCGAGCTTCGCGGCGCATGGGCCGCTCCGGGGCCCGAGCGGCTCCGAATACCCGTGTGA
- a CDS encoding SAM-dependent methyltransferase, with translation MTTSSVDRASTGDVPEEDRWPGLASPPHSPFRARIAAALFRRAVRPLDVRVTFPDGTVLGAGGPKSPEMRILRPESFFHRLGADAKIGFGESYMAGDWTASDLAEVLTPFAERMGTLVPPVLQKFRRIAERTQPPSEENTLEGARANIHRHYDLSNDLFGAFLDRSMMYSSALFGPGDDLTAAQYRKIDSVLDYAGVRDGSEVLEIGTGWGELAIRAAARGARVTSLTISEEQRALATERIAAAGFSDRVEVKLCDYRESSGQYDAVVSVEMIEAVGASYWPAFYETIGERLRPGGRFGLQAITMDHDRMLASSRAYTWIHKYIFPGGIIPSVRSIEEGVKANTRLKLAGMREFGQDYARTLRLWRERFLHGWADIAGFGFDDVFRRMWEFYLAYSEAGFRSGYLKVHQFGYEATGE, from the coding sequence GTGACCACTTCGAGCGTTGACCGGGCGTCGACCGGGGACGTGCCGGAAGAAGACCGCTGGCCGGGCCTGGCCAGCCCGCCGCACTCACCGTTTCGCGCGCGCATCGCCGCCGCGCTGTTCCGCCGCGCCGTCCGCCCGCTCGACGTGCGGGTGACGTTCCCGGACGGCACGGTCCTCGGGGCCGGCGGCCCGAAATCACCCGAAATGCGGATTTTGCGGCCGGAATCCTTCTTCCACCGCCTCGGCGCCGACGCCAAGATCGGCTTCGGCGAGTCCTACATGGCCGGTGACTGGACCGCGTCCGACCTGGCCGAGGTGCTTACGCCGTTCGCCGAGCGGATGGGCACGCTGGTGCCACCGGTGCTGCAGAAGTTCCGGCGGATCGCCGAGCGCACGCAGCCGCCCTCCGAGGAGAACACCCTCGAAGGCGCGCGGGCCAACATCCACCGGCACTACGACCTGTCGAACGACCTGTTCGGGGCGTTCCTCGACCGGTCGATGATGTACTCGTCGGCGCTGTTCGGCCCCGGCGACGACCTCACGGCCGCCCAGTACCGCAAGATCGACAGCGTCCTCGACTACGCGGGCGTCCGCGACGGCAGCGAAGTCCTCGAAATCGGTACCGGATGGGGTGAACTCGCCATCCGCGCCGCCGCCCGCGGCGCCCGGGTGACGTCACTGACCATTTCGGAGGAGCAGCGCGCGCTGGCCACCGAGCGCATCGCGGCGGCCGGGTTCTCCGACCGCGTCGAGGTGAAGCTCTGCGACTACCGCGAGTCGAGCGGCCAGTACGACGCCGTGGTCAGCGTCGAGATGATCGAGGCCGTCGGCGCGTCCTACTGGCCCGCGTTCTACGAGACGATCGGCGAGCGGCTGCGCCCCGGCGGGCGGTTCGGCCTGCAGGCCATCACCATGGACCACGACCGGATGCTGGCTTCGTCGCGCGCCTACACCTGGATCCACAAGTACATCTTCCCGGGCGGCATCATCCCGTCGGTGCGCTCGATCGAGGAGGGCGTGAAGGCGAACACCCGGCTCAAGCTGGCCGGAATGCGCGAGTTCGGCCAGGACTACGCGCGCACGTTACGGTTGTGGCGCGAGCGGTTCCTGCACGGCTGGGCCGACATCGCCGGGTTCGGGTTCGACGACGTCTTCCGCCGGATGTGGGAGTTCTACCTGGCCTATTCCGAGGCCGGGTTCCGCTCCGGGTACCTCAAGGTGCACCAGTTCGGCTACGAGGCAACCGGCGAGTAA
- a CDS encoding GNAT family N-acetyltransferase gives METPAESYRVDEFTLARWRFADGPELTATVAGSLEHIGAWMIWAAGGYTADDSAEFLKRTNENWESGETHDFAIRVGGEIAGAIGMMTRDGGIEIGYWLALGHTGRGLITRAAGFLTAEAFRLGAGYVEIKHDELNVRSGAVPARLGFTEVRSEPAEKPLAPSCSGTNHVWRKEKP, from the coding sequence ATGGAGACCCCGGCCGAGTCGTATCGCGTGGACGAATTCACCCTGGCCCGCTGGCGGTTCGCCGACGGGCCGGAGCTCACCGCGACCGTTGCCGGGTCCCTCGAGCACATCGGTGCGTGGATGATCTGGGCGGCCGGCGGCTACACGGCCGACGACTCCGCCGAGTTCCTCAAGCGCACCAACGAGAACTGGGAGAGCGGCGAAACGCACGACTTCGCCATCCGCGTCGGCGGCGAAATCGCGGGCGCCATCGGGATGATGACCCGGGACGGCGGCATCGAAATCGGGTACTGGCTCGCGCTCGGCCACACCGGCCGCGGCCTGATCACCCGGGCCGCCGGGTTCCTGACGGCGGAGGCGTTCCGGCTCGGGGCCGGCTACGTCGAGATCAAGCACGACGAGCTGAACGTCCGAAGTGGAGCGGTGCCCGCGCGGCTCGGTTTCACCGAGGTGCGCTCCGAGCCGGCGGAGAAGCCGCTGGCGCCGTCGTGCTCGGGCACCAACCACGTCTGGCGCAAGGAGAAGCCGTGA
- a CDS encoding SIS domain-containing protein, protein MVSATDISGSVAKQLADVEQANAEAVREAAELVLGVIRADALVYTAGAGHSLAAVAETFYRAGGLACVYPLYHPDLLPLHGAVSSTQTERRTGLAAEVLAERAPGPDDVLVVFSTSGSNPYPVELCIEARERGAAVIAITSRACVAAAPKRSSSNLVEQGTVVLDSLVIPGDASYPPDAPRTAPLSTVVNAFLWNLVLAQVYDRGAAEGIDIPLWRSSNVPGGDEANAALLEKYSALVPRLR, encoded by the coding sequence GTGGTGAGCGCCACGGACATCTCCGGCAGTGTCGCCAAGCAATTGGCGGACGTCGAGCAGGCCAACGCCGAGGCAGTGCGCGAAGCGGCGGAGCTGGTCCTGGGGGTGATCCGGGCCGACGCACTGGTCTATACCGCGGGGGCCGGGCACTCGCTGGCCGCCGTGGCCGAGACGTTCTACCGGGCCGGCGGGCTCGCCTGCGTCTACCCGCTCTACCACCCGGACCTGCTGCCCCTGCACGGCGCGGTGAGCAGCACGCAGACCGAGCGGCGCACCGGACTGGCCGCGGAAGTGCTGGCCGAGCGCGCCCCGGGCCCGGACGACGTGCTGGTGGTCTTCTCGACGTCCGGCTCGAACCCGTACCCGGTCGAGCTGTGCATCGAAGCGCGCGAGCGCGGCGCGGCGGTCATCGCGATCACGTCGAGGGCGTGCGTGGCGGCGGCGCCGAAGCGCTCGTCGAGCAACCTCGTGGAGCAGGGCACGGTGGTGCTGGACTCGCTCGTCATCCCCGGCGACGCGAGCTACCCGCCGGACGCCCCGCGCACCGCGCCGCTGTCCACTGTGGTCAACGCGTTCCTGTGGAACCTGGTGCTCGCCCAGGTCTACGACCGCGGCGCGGCCGAGGGCATCGACATCCCGCTGTGGCGCAGCTCCAACGTACCGGGCGGCGACGAGGCCAACGCGGCGCTGCTGGAGAAGTACAGCGCGCTCGTTCCCCGGCTGCGGTAG
- a CDS encoding pyridoxamine 5'-phosphate oxidase family protein, with protein MDTLTPSDLEFLRRPLHGFLTVAGGPPRPVWFEATATGTLQLFSEPDAPKVRRLRRDPRASIIVAAPVGERERWISVAGSVSFEPDGAHDLAERLAARYWNLDDPSRAADLKELLAVDQLRLVLHPDQVRRYAY; from the coding sequence ATGGACACACTGACCCCTTCGGACCTCGAGTTCCTCCGCCGCCCGCTGCACGGCTTCCTGACGGTGGCGGGCGGGCCACCGCGCCCGGTGTGGTTCGAGGCGACCGCGACGGGCACGCTGCAGCTGTTCTCCGAACCGGACGCGCCGAAGGTCCGCCGCCTCCGCCGAGACCCCCGCGCGTCGATCATCGTGGCGGCCCCGGTCGGCGAGCGCGAACGGTGGATTTCGGTCGCGGGCAGCGTTTCCTTCGAACCGGACGGCGCCCATGACTTGGCCGAGCGCCTGGCGGCCCGCTACTGGAACCTCGACGACCCGTCCCGCGCCGCCGACCTGAAGGAACTGCTGGCCGTGGACCAGCTCCGCCTGGTCCTCCACCCGGACCAGGTGCGCCGCTACGCGTACTGA
- a CDS encoding putative bifunctional diguanylate cyclase/phosphodiesterase has product MARRWAATLADTKGVTLPPEELEPLLLEVANEAADHAGSRHEGARLRFSALYAASPMGIALADPDGEIVEANLALGQLLGCSPEKLRGRHLTDLGSTDHDVSRLKAGLEQVRSARERYQERMLLDHADDGQLWTDVTLARLPGDEPGSAYPVLMVSDANELHLLQERLLHQNVHDPLTGLPNASSFTTKLEAALGAGAHDDIALIYLDVDGFKVINDGLGAGVGDQVLRGVAAKLSAVFTGPHDGFVARLSGDGFAVLLRGRLAATEVVELVERALEDLNEPIYLGGHGIGVSASAGIVVRAAVEGGAAELLRAAEIALHRAKEAGKAQWMLFDPELDARDRGRYQLGAVIAGALENGEFSLVYQPTVRLARTDELAAVNAGLRWNHPEKGELSSDEFYPLAQTTGMTVPLGRWLLAESLAATSRWRTRFGDAAPDVCVRLPARLAIDPDLVLLVKEQLDKHELPAKSLRLCTDPASVLDPSGEVLESFAVLSDLGAQLVLTISGSADLELIPQHQLPIRHVILSGPVVDALDAAEPAEADIRHLTQLITRARELDLRVGAEGVRTHDQAARLRQLGVLAARGPFVADSATGDEVDELIARHPAP; this is encoded by the coding sequence GTGGCTCGCCGGTGGGCGGCGACGTTGGCCGACACCAAAGGAGTAACACTTCCCCCGGAGGAGCTCGAACCGCTCTTGCTGGAGGTCGCGAACGAGGCGGCCGACCACGCCGGCTCCCGGCACGAAGGAGCGCGGCTGCGGTTCTCCGCGCTCTACGCCGCGTCGCCGATGGGGATCGCGCTGGCCGACCCGGACGGCGAAATCGTCGAGGCGAACCTCGCGCTGGGCCAGCTGCTCGGCTGCTCGCCGGAGAAGCTGCGGGGCCGGCACCTCACCGACCTCGGCTCGACCGACCACGACGTCTCGCGGCTCAAGGCGGGGCTCGAGCAGGTGCGCAGCGCGCGCGAGCGGTACCAGGAGCGGATGCTGCTCGACCACGCCGACGACGGGCAGCTCTGGACCGACGTCACGCTCGCCCGGCTGCCCGGCGACGAGCCGGGGTCGGCCTACCCGGTGCTGATGGTGTCGGACGCGAACGAGCTGCACCTGCTGCAGGAACGGCTGCTGCACCAGAACGTGCACGATCCGCTGACCGGGCTGCCGAACGCGTCGTCGTTCACCACCAAGCTGGAAGCCGCGCTCGGCGCCGGCGCGCACGACGACATCGCGCTGATCTACCTCGACGTCGACGGCTTCAAGGTGATCAACGACGGCCTCGGCGCCGGCGTCGGCGACCAGGTGCTGCGCGGGGTGGCCGCCAAGCTGTCGGCCGTCTTCACCGGCCCCCACGACGGGTTCGTCGCGCGGCTCTCCGGCGACGGCTTCGCGGTGCTGCTGCGGGGCCGGCTCGCGGCCACCGAGGTCGTCGAGCTGGTCGAGCGCGCGCTGGAGGACCTCAACGAGCCGATCTACCTCGGCGGGCACGGCATCGGCGTCAGCGCGAGCGCGGGCATCGTGGTGCGCGCGGCCGTCGAGGGCGGCGCGGCCGAGCTGCTGCGGGCGGCGGAAATCGCGCTGCACCGGGCCAAGGAGGCCGGCAAGGCGCAGTGGATGCTGTTCGACCCGGAGCTCGACGCCCGCGACCGCGGCCGCTACCAGCTCGGCGCGGTGATCGCCGGCGCGCTGGAGAACGGCGAGTTCTCACTCGTCTACCAGCCGACGGTCCGGCTCGCCCGCACGGACGAGCTCGCCGCGGTCAACGCCGGGCTGCGGTGGAACCACCCGGAGAAGGGCGAGCTGAGCTCCGACGAGTTCTACCCGCTGGCCCAGACGACGGGCATGACGGTGCCGCTGGGCCGCTGGCTGCTCGCCGAGTCCCTGGCGGCGACGTCCCGCTGGCGCACCCGCTTCGGCGACGCGGCCCCGGACGTCTGCGTCCGCCTCCCGGCGCGGCTGGCCATCGACCCGGACCTGGTCCTGCTGGTGAAGGAGCAGCTGGACAAGCACGAGCTGCCGGCGAAGTCCCTGCGCCTGTGCACCGACCCCGCCTCGGTCCTCGACCCGAGCGGCGAGGTCCTGGAGTCGTTCGCGGTGCTGTCCGACCTCGGCGCGCAGCTCGTCCTGACGATTTCGGGCTCGGCGGACCTGGAGCTGATCCCCCAGCACCAGCTCCCGATCCGCCACGTGATCCTGTCCGGCCCGGTGGTCGACGCGCTCGACGCGGCAGAGCCGGCGGAGGCGGACATCCGGCACCTGACCCAGCTGATCACCCGCGCCCGCGAGCTGGACCTGCGGGTGGGCGCGGAAGGCGTCCGCACCCACGACCAGGCGGCCCGCCTGCGTCAGCTGGGCGTCCTGGCGGCCCGCGGCCCGTTCGTCGCGGACTCGGCGACGGGTGACGAAGTGGACGAGCTGATCGCCCGCCACCCCGCCCCCTGA